A stretch of Ursus arctos isolate Adak ecotype North America unplaced genomic scaffold, UrsArc2.0 scaffold_4, whole genome shotgun sequence DNA encodes these proteins:
- the LOC125281844 gene encoding olfactory receptor 11H12-like encodes MNVSEPYSSFASLREFILLGFSCEWKIQILLFSLFTTTYVLTITGNGAIVCALWCEWRLHSPMYIFLGNFSFLEIWYVSSTVPKMLVNFLSDKKTISFTGCFLQFYFFFSLRTSECFLLAVMAFDRYLAICHPLHYPSIMTGHFCTKLVIICWVCGFLWFLTPIVFISQMPFCGPNIIDHVVCDPGPLFALACASAPTTQQLCYTLSSLVIFGNFLFILGSYTLVLLAVWRMPSATGRHKAFSTCGSHLAVVSLFYGSLMVMYVSPGLGHSAGIQKVATLFYAMVTPLFNPLIYSLRNKEIKAALRKVLGRLDITRDTLDDPSVIRSV; translated from the coding sequence ATGAATGTCTCTGAGCCATATTCCAGCTTTGCTTCTCTAAGAGAATTCATACTCCTAGGTTTTTCTTGTGAGTGGAAGATTCAGATCCTCCTCTTCTCACTCTTCACTACAACGTATGTTTTGACCATAACAGGGAATGGGGCCATTGTTTGCGCTCTGTGGTGTGAATGGCGACTCCACAGCCCCATGTACATATTCCTGGGGAATTTCTCCTTTCTAGAGATCTGGTATGTCTCTTCTACAGTTCCCAAGATGTTGGTCAATTTCCTCTCAGATAAAAAGACCATCTCCTTTACTGGGTGTTTCctccaattttatttctttttctctttgagaaCATCTGAATGTTTCCTCTTGGCCGTCATGGCCTTTGATCGGTATCTTGCTATCTGCCATCCCTTGCACTACCCTAGTATCATGACTGGGCATTTCTGTACCAAACTGGTCATTATCTGCTGGGTTTGTGGATTTCTGTGGTTCCTGACCCCCATTGTATTCATCTCTCAGATGCCCTTTTGTGGCCCAAACATTATTGACCACGTTGTGTGTGACCCAGGGCCACTCTTTGCATTGGCATGTGCCTCTGCTCCAACAACCCAACAGCTGTGCTATACTCTAAGCTCATTAGTTATCTTCGGTAACTTCCTTTTTATCCTTGGGTCCTATACACTTGTCCTATTGGCTGTGTGGCGTATGCCTTCAGCCACTGGGAGACATAAGGCCTTCTCAACCTGCGGGTCTCATTTGGCTGTGGTGTCACTATTCTATGGCTCTCTGATGGTCATGTATGTGAGCCCAGGACTCGGGCATTCTGCTGGTATACAGAAAGTTGCAACTTTGTTCTATGCTATGGTGACTCCACTCTTCAACCCCCTCATTTATAGCCTTCGGAATAAGGAGATAAAAGCAGCCCTGAGGAAAGTTCTGGGGCGTCTCGACATAACCCGAGATACACTAGATGATCCCTCCGTTATCAGGTCAGTATAG